Proteins from one Acetobacteroides hydrogenigenes genomic window:
- the rpmF gene encoding 50S ribosomal protein L32, with protein MAHPKHKISKTRRDKRRTHYKAVAPTISTCSNCGATVQYHRVCPECGFYRGRLVVEKQVNA; from the coding sequence ATGGCACATCCCAAACACAAAATCTCGAAGACAAGAAGAGATAAGCGTAGAACTCACTACAAAGCTGTAGCTCCAACGATTTCTACATGCTCAAACTGCGGTGCTACTGTACAATACCACAGAGTATGTCCAGAGTGCGGCTTTTACAGAGGACGTCTTGTAGTAGAAAAACAAGTAAACGCATAA
- the typA gene encoding translational GTPase TypA, with the protein MEHIRNIAIIAHVDHGKTTLVDKMILQGKLFRDSDKAGELILDNNDLERERGITILAKNVSVQYKGFKINIIDTPGHADFGGEVERVLNMADGVLLLVDAFEGTMPQTRFVLQKALALGKKPIVVVNKVDKPNCRPDEVHEEVFDLMFHLDATEEQLDFPTIYGSAKQGWMSTDWQNPTTDITALLDCIIENIPAPEAHEGTPQMLITSLEYSSYVGRIAIGRLHRGTLKANMPVILSKRDGSQVKTRIKDLMVFEGLGKAKVEEVQAGEICALVGIEGFEIGDTICDYENPEPLEPIAIDEPTMSMLFTINDSPFFGKDGKFVTSRHLKERLEKELEKNLALRVESGETADSFIVFGRGVLHISVLIETMRREGYELQVGQPKVIFKEVNGKKCEPIEFLTIDLPEEVAGKAIELVTKRKGVMMNMEQRGDRSHLEFEIPSRGIIGLRSNLLTATQGEAIVAHRVKGFEPYKGDIEMRINGSLIAMETGNAYAYSINKLQDRGKFFIAPGEDVYAGQVIGEHTRAGDLVINVTKSKKLTNMRASGSDEKTAIAPPIVFSLEEALEYIQEDEYVEITPNSMRLRKIFLDENQRKRNSR; encoded by the coding sequence ATGGAACATATTAGGAACATTGCGATCATCGCCCACGTAGACCATGGTAAGACTACGCTCGTGGATAAGATGATCCTTCAGGGTAAGCTCTTTAGAGATTCCGACAAGGCAGGAGAGCTTATTCTCGACAACAACGATCTAGAACGCGAACGCGGTATTACCATTCTTGCAAAGAACGTATCTGTTCAGTACAAAGGATTTAAGATCAACATTATTGATACCCCAGGCCACGCCGACTTCGGTGGCGAGGTTGAGCGCGTGCTTAACATGGCCGATGGTGTTCTTCTGCTGGTTGACGCATTCGAAGGCACCATGCCCCAAACCCGCTTCGTGCTCCAAAAGGCGCTAGCGCTGGGTAAGAAGCCTATTGTAGTAGTAAATAAGGTAGACAAGCCTAACTGCCGCCCCGATGAGGTGCACGAAGAGGTATTCGACCTAATGTTCCACCTCGATGCTACCGAAGAGCAGCTCGACTTCCCTACCATTTACGGTAGCGCAAAGCAGGGCTGGATGTCTACCGATTGGCAAAACCCAACTACCGACATCACTGCGCTGCTCGACTGCATCATCGAAAACATTCCAGCACCCGAGGCGCACGAGGGAACTCCCCAAATGCTTATTACCTCGCTGGAGTACTCGTCGTACGTAGGCCGTATTGCCATTGGCCGACTACACCGCGGAACGCTTAAGGCAAACATGCCAGTTATTCTTTCGAAGCGCGATGGCAGCCAGGTAAAAACCCGCATTAAAGACCTTATGGTTTTCGAAGGACTTGGCAAGGCAAAGGTAGAAGAAGTACAAGCAGGTGAAATCTGCGCCCTAGTAGGAATCGAAGGATTCGAAATCGGCGACACCATCTGCGACTACGAAAACCCAGAGCCTCTGGAGCCGATCGCCATCGACGAGCCAACCATGAGCATGCTCTTCACCATCAACGACTCGCCATTCTTTGGCAAAGATGGTAAATTCGTAACCTCGCGCCACCTTAAGGAACGCCTTGAGAAGGAGCTTGAAAAGAACCTTGCCCTTCGCGTAGAGAGTGGCGAAACGGCCGACTCATTTATTGTGTTTGGACGTGGTGTACTCCACATCAGCGTGCTTATCGAAACCATGCGCCGCGAAGGTTACGAGCTTCAGGTTGGTCAGCCAAAAGTTATCTTCAAAGAAGTTAACGGCAAGAAATGCGAACCAATCGAGTTCCTAACCATCGACCTTCCCGAAGAAGTAGCAGGTAAAGCCATCGAGCTTGTTACCAAGCGTAAGGGTGTAATGATGAACATGGAACAACGCGGCGACCGCTCACACCTCGAATTCGAAATTCCATCGCGTGGTATTATTGGTTTACGTAGCAACCTGCTTACCGCAACCCAAGGCGAGGCTATCGTTGCCCACCGCGTAAAAGGATTCGAACCCTACAAGGGCGACATCGAAATGCGCATCAACGGTTCGCTCATCGCAATGGAAACCGGCAACGCCTACGCATACTCCATCAATAAACTTCAGGACAGAGGCAAGTTCTTCATCGCACCTGGCGAGGACGTTTACGCTGGACAGGTAATTGGAGAACATACCCGTGCTGGCGACTTGGTTATCAACGTCACCAAATCGAAGAAGCTAACCAACATGCGCGCCAGCGGTTCCGACGAGAAAACCGCCATTGCTCCTCCAATCGTATTTAGCCTAGAAGAAGCCCTAGAGTACATACAAGAAGATGAGTACGTGGAAATTACACCAAACTCAATGCGTCTCCGTAAGATATTCCTCGACGAAAACCAACGGAAGCGCAATTCAAGATAG
- the pyrH gene encoding UMP kinase, with product MLKYKRVLLKLSGEALMGADKYGINTKVLNEYAEQIKEVAQLGVEVGIVIGGGNIFRGLSGVNKGFDRVKGDQMGMLATVINSIAIQSALNSIGQKAKVLTSINMAPVGEIYSKDKALELFAQGYVVIIGGGTGNPFFTTDTASSLRGVEIEAEVLLKGTRVDGVYTADPEKDPAAIKYDELSFDEAYNKNLKVMDLTSFAMCKENNLPIIVFDMNTAGNLKKLLLGEKIGTIVKNY from the coding sequence ATGCTCAAGTATAAGAGAGTTCTGCTAAAGCTTAGCGGCGAGGCCCTGATGGGCGCCGACAAGTACGGCATTAACACCAAAGTGCTCAACGAGTACGCCGAACAAATCAAGGAAGTTGCCCAGTTGGGCGTTGAAGTAGGAATAGTAATCGGCGGCGGCAACATCTTCCGCGGCCTCTCGGGCGTAAACAAAGGGTTCGACCGCGTAAAGGGCGACCAAATGGGGATGCTGGCAACGGTTATCAACTCCATTGCTATCCAATCGGCCCTCAACAGCATCGGCCAAAAGGCAAAGGTACTAACCTCCATCAACATGGCTCCTGTCGGCGAAATCTACTCGAAGGATAAGGCGCTTGAGCTCTTTGCCCAAGGCTACGTAGTGATTATCGGCGGTGGCACCGGCAACCCCTTCTTCACCACCGACACCGCTTCGTCGCTCCGCGGAGTGGAGATCGAAGCCGAGGTTCTGCTTAAGGGTACCCGCGTCGATGGCGTTTACACCGCCGATCCCGAGAAAGACCCAGCCGCCATTAAGTACGACGAGCTCTCGTTCGACGAGGCCTACAACAAGAATCTGAAGGTGATGGACCTTACCTCGTTTGCCATGTGCAAGGAGAACAACCTCCCAATCATCGTATTCGACATGAATACCGCCGGTAACCTAAAAAAGCTCCTTTTAGGTGAAAAGATTGGAACAATCGTAAAGAATTATTAA
- a CDS encoding beta-ketoacyl-ACP synthase III yields the protein MEKISAAITGIGGYIPEYILTNDELSTMVDTTDEWIMTRIGIKTRHILKGEGKGASDMGAAAVNQLLEKTNTNPEDVDLIICATVTHDMMFPATANIIADKCGIKNAFGFDVNAACSSFLYSLTVAQKFIESGSHKKVIVVGSDKMSAIVDYTDRTTCPIFGDGAAAVLLEPNYEGLGVVDSILRSDGVGRKHLNMKAGGSCYPATHETVENREHYIYQEGQAVFKWAVSNMADTTLELMEKNNLKGEDIAWLVPHQANLRIIDATANRANVEREKVMINIEKYGNTTSATLPLCLWDYEKQLKKGDNIIFAAFGGGFTWGALYLKWAYDGEKVGK from the coding sequence ATGGAGAAAATTTCGGCTGCAATAACAGGTATTGGAGGATATATTCCCGAATATATTCTCACCAACGACGAGTTAAGTACCATGGTGGATACCACCGATGAGTGGATAATGACTCGGATTGGAATAAAAACCCGCCATATCCTAAAAGGCGAAGGCAAAGGAGCCTCAGATATGGGTGCAGCTGCAGTTAACCAACTTCTTGAAAAAACGAATACCAATCCTGAAGATGTTGATCTGATCATCTGCGCTACCGTAACCCACGACATGATGTTTCCTGCTACGGCAAACATCATTGCCGACAAGTGCGGCATTAAAAATGCCTTTGGTTTTGACGTAAACGCAGCCTGCTCGAGTTTCCTATACTCCCTAACTGTTGCACAGAAGTTTATCGAGTCTGGAAGCCACAAAAAGGTAATTGTAGTAGGATCAGACAAGATGTCAGCTATTGTTGACTATACTGATAGAACTACCTGTCCAATTTTTGGAGATGGTGCAGCAGCGGTTCTTTTGGAACCTAACTACGAAGGTCTAGGTGTTGTTGACTCGATCCTTCGCTCTGATGGAGTTGGACGCAAACACTTAAACATGAAGGCTGGCGGTTCATGTTATCCTGCAACACACGAAACGGTAGAAAATCGCGAACATTACATCTACCAAGAAGGTCAAGCGGTTTTCAAATGGGCTGTTTCGAACATGGCCGACACCACCCTAGAGTTGATGGAAAAAAACAATCTTAAAGGCGAAGATATCGCTTGGTTGGTTCCCCATCAAGCCAACCTTCGAATCATCGACGCTACCGCTAACCGTGCAAACGTTGAGCGCGAAAAGGTAATGATCAACATCGAAAAGTACGGAAATACTACCTCTGCAACGCTTCCTCTTTGCCTTTGGGACTACGAGAAGCAGCTGAAGAAGGGTGACAACATCATATTTGCGGCCTTTGGCGGTGGCTTTACTTGGGGTGCACTCTACCTTAAGTGGGCTTACGACGGCGAGAAGGTCGGCAAGTAA
- a CDS encoding Lrp/AsnC family transcriptional regulator, translated as MAGKIHLDNIDQKILSYLIKNARMPFLEIARECGISGAAIHQRVKKMEDAGIIDGSRLIVKPKALGYDVCAFVGVSLIQTSYYTEAVEVIKRIPEVVECHFVTGDYAVLLKIYCRDNDHLLDVLVNTVQKIPGVARTETLISLDQAFERQVYVKDKKTAKTSKKGTAAKEENE; from the coding sequence ATGGCAGGTAAAATTCATCTAGACAACATCGACCAAAAGATCTTGTCGTACCTAATTAAAAATGCCCGTATGCCGTTCTTGGAAATTGCAAGAGAATGCGGTATTTCGGGAGCTGCAATCCACCAGCGCGTAAAAAAAATGGAAGATGCCGGTATCATAGACGGTTCGCGCCTGATTGTTAAACCCAAAGCCCTTGGCTACGACGTATGCGCCTTTGTTGGAGTATCGCTCATTCAAACCAGCTACTACACCGAGGCCGTAGAGGTTATTAAGCGAATACCTGAAGTTGTGGAATGCCACTTTGTTACCGGAGATTACGCCGTGCTGCTAAAGATTTACTGCCGCGACAACGACCACCTTTTAGATGTGCTGGTTAATACGGTACAAAAGATTCCTGGCGTGGCACGTACTGAAACCCTTATTTCGTTAGACCAAGCATTCGAACGTCAGGTTTACGTAAAGGATAAGAAGACTGCCAAGACTAGCAAAAAGGGTACTGCGGCAAAGGAGGAGAACGAATAG
- a CDS encoding YceD family protein codes for MSYLNCYTIPVKGLALGEHEVSYDVNDKFFKCFEDSEIQKGDVNVLVHAKKASSFIELDFDIEGNVMVTCDRCLEEYSQNIRFEGSLFVKFSSLIKEEEGDVIYVDPNEGELNLARYIYESICLSLPYQKIHPMDENGKSTCNPEMLERLEAIETNFYEEPSDNEEEEVEEEEEDEML; via the coding sequence GTGAGCTATCTAAACTGCTATACGATTCCCGTTAAGGGCTTGGCCTTAGGAGAGCATGAAGTAAGCTACGACGTTAACGACAAGTTCTTTAAATGCTTCGAGGATTCGGAGATACAAAAAGGAGATGTCAACGTTCTAGTGCATGCAAAAAAAGCAAGTTCCTTTATCGAACTCGATTTCGATATTGAAGGGAATGTCATGGTTACGTGCGATCGCTGCTTAGAAGAATATTCTCAAAATATCCGCTTCGAAGGAAGCCTGTTTGTAAAGTTTTCTTCCTTGATTAAAGAAGAAGAAGGTGATGTCATCTATGTCGATCCTAATGAAGGCGAGTTAAATCTTGCCCGGTATATCTACGAAAGCATTTGCCTAAGCCTACCCTACCAGAAGATTCATCCGATGGACGAGAATGGCAAAAGCACCTGCAATCCAGAAATGCTGGAACGCTTAGAGGCAATCGAAACCAACTTCTACGAAGAACCTTCGGACAACGAAGAGGAAGAGGTGGAAGAGGAGGAAGAAGACGAAATGCTTTAA
- the plsX gene encoding phosphate acyltransferase PlsX, producing the protein MKIGVDAMGGDFAPEAVVLGAIEAQKQFSDVRLVLIGDKARIEEVLVREGADIASFDIVHTDQVIEMGEHPVKAFSSKPQSSIAIGFKLLMEDKIQGFASAGSTGGMMVGAMYTIKQIPGLLRPAIASPIPVSLDKKAILLDVGLNPDCKPEVLVQYAMLGSVYAQYVLGIENPRVGLLNIGEEEEKGSILTQATYGQLKDASGINFIGNIEGHDVFHGKADVIVTDGFTGNVLLKTAESFYGLLHKEGIRNEFFEGFNFENIGGTPVLGVNGVVIIGHGISNAKAIKNMIKQAIDCANGGIVEHIRENLQ; encoded by the coding sequence ATGAAAATTGGAGTTGATGCAATGGGTGGCGATTTTGCTCCTGAAGCAGTAGTTTTAGGAGCAATCGAAGCCCAAAAGCAATTTTCAGATGTTCGCTTGGTGCTGATAGGCGACAAGGCTAGGATTGAAGAAGTCCTCGTTCGTGAGGGTGCCGATATCGCTAGTTTTGACATAGTACATACCGACCAGGTGATTGAGATGGGTGAACATCCTGTAAAAGCTTTTAGTTCAAAGCCACAATCTAGCATTGCAATCGGATTTAAGCTCCTTATGGAGGACAAAATCCAAGGTTTTGCCAGTGCTGGAAGTACAGGAGGTATGATGGTTGGCGCAATGTACACCATCAAGCAGATTCCTGGCTTGTTGCGTCCTGCAATTGCAAGTCCTATTCCTGTTAGCCTAGACAAAAAGGCCATCCTTTTAGATGTTGGGCTAAATCCCGACTGTAAGCCTGAAGTACTCGTACAGTATGCTATGCTAGGATCGGTTTACGCGCAATACGTGCTTGGAATCGAAAACCCACGCGTTGGCTTGCTGAATATTGGCGAAGAGGAAGAAAAAGGTAGCATTCTAACCCAAGCCACCTACGGCCAGCTAAAGGATGCTAGCGGAATAAACTTTATTGGCAACATCGAAGGCCACGATGTATTTCATGGAAAAGCCGATGTTATCGTAACAGATGGCTTTACCGGAAATGTACTGCTCAAAACAGCAGAAAGCTTTTACGGTTTGCTACACAAAGAAGGCATCAGAAACGAATTCTTTGAAGGCTTCAACTTCGAGAACATTGGGGGTACCCCTGTGCTAGGTGTTAACGGCGTGGTAATTATCGGCCACGGCATTTCCAACGCAAAGGCAATCAAAAACATGATAAAACAGGCGATTGATTGCGCCAACGGAGGAATTGTAGAGCACATTCGCGAAAACTTACAATAA
- a CDS encoding DNA cytosine methyltransferase: MSDFKFIDLFCGIGGFHSAMSQLGGECVFAADIDADCRKVYENNYGLAPHSDVSAVDAADIPQHDVLCAGFPCQAFSKAGKQAGMNDPRGTLFFDIVRIAKHHKPSYMLLENVRNLVGHDNGNTWRVIKANLDELGYEFSHEPIIFSPHNIGIPQFRERVFILCKRKDVKRGEVEFSEPRKRPHCDIRKVVDRSLTDERYTITDSEREILEIWNDFAKNVSKPLPTFPVWTAEFEPENLKADISGYPKWKKRIIEQNRALWEQNKPFLKDWCAKAKKNKNFTGAKAKFEWQVGDAKPEVWSHLIQFRPSGVRIKKATYFPALVAITQTSIVGELSRRITPKEAAALQSFPSSFKLHPVDRIAYKQLGNAVNVEVVKFFAKRLLGK, from the coding sequence ATGAGCGATTTTAAGTTTATAGATCTATTTTGTGGAATTGGGGGATTCCATTCAGCAATGAGCCAGCTAGGTGGCGAGTGCGTATTTGCTGCCGATATCGATGCTGACTGCCGTAAGGTATACGAGAATAACTATGGATTGGCGCCGCACAGCGATGTTAGCGCGGTGGATGCCGCCGATATACCCCAGCACGATGTCCTCTGTGCCGGCTTTCCCTGTCAGGCATTCTCTAAAGCTGGTAAGCAAGCTGGGATGAACGACCCTCGCGGTACTCTTTTCTTCGATATTGTTCGGATTGCCAAGCATCATAAGCCAAGCTACATGCTGCTCGAAAACGTCCGTAACCTTGTTGGACACGACAACGGCAACACCTGGCGCGTAATAAAGGCGAACCTCGATGAGCTAGGGTACGAATTCTCGCACGAGCCCATCATCTTTAGTCCGCATAACATAGGAATACCACAGTTTCGCGAGCGTGTTTTCATCCTCTGCAAGCGTAAGGATGTTAAGCGTGGTGAGGTGGAGTTTAGCGAGCCTCGTAAGCGTCCGCACTGCGATATCAGAAAAGTAGTAGACCGTTCGCTAACCGACGAACGCTATACCATTACCGACAGCGAGCGCGAGATCCTCGAAATCTGGAACGATTTTGCCAAGAACGTAAGCAAGCCACTACCCACATTCCCCGTTTGGACCGCCGAATTTGAACCTGAAAACCTAAAGGCTGATATCTCTGGCTATCCGAAGTGGAAGAAGCGGATTATCGAGCAAAATAGGGCGCTCTGGGAGCAAAATAAGCCATTCCTGAAGGATTGGTGTGCCAAGGCAAAGAAGAACAAAAATTTCACCGGAGCCAAGGCAAAATTCGAATGGCAGGTGGGCGATGCAAAGCCCGAAGTTTGGAGCCACCTCATACAGTTTCGTCCATCGGGTGTTCGCATAAAAAAGGCCACCTACTTTCCGGCACTGGTGGCTATTACGCAAACATCAATAGTGGGCGAGCTATCTCGCCGAATAACACCCAAAGAAGCGGCAGCGCTACAGTCGTTTCCTTCTAGCTTCAAGCTGCATCCTGTTGATAGGATCGCCTACAAGCAGCTTGGCAATGCGGTAAACGTAGAGGTCGTTAAGTTCTTTGCCAAGCGGCTACTTGGCAAGTAG
- a CDS encoding polyprenyl synthetase family protein, producing the protein MSASSKIIKAPVLEEMASFEGYFKNAMASKIPFLQTIVNYILRRKGKQLRPTIVFLTAKLNGAVTEKTYVAASMIEMLHTATLIHDDVVDEAYERRGALSINAMWRSKIAVLLGDYLLARGLQLSVDSSSFDLLRIMSEAVKEMSEGELLQIEKARKLDITEEVYFDIIRKKTATLIASCAANGAQSVGAEPEVVQRMRLYGEYIGVAFQLKDDLFDYQHTNLVGKPTGNDIKEKKMTLPLIYALHHSSKDERKRVLKLVRGARSKPKNVGEVVDFVTASGGIAYTEKLMHDYRDKAIAILAAYPESEVKAALVELAHYTTQRNK; encoded by the coding sequence ATGTCCGCATCATCAAAAATTATAAAGGCGCCTGTTTTAGAGGAGATGGCATCGTTCGAAGGGTACTTCAAGAATGCGATGGCCTCGAAGATCCCATTTCTGCAGACGATCGTAAACTACATCCTTCGCCGAAAGGGCAAGCAGCTGCGTCCAACCATTGTATTTCTTACCGCTAAGCTCAACGGAGCTGTTACCGAGAAAACCTACGTGGCCGCTTCGATGATTGAGATGCTGCATACGGCCACGCTTATTCACGACGATGTGGTGGATGAGGCCTACGAGCGGCGAGGGGCGCTATCCATCAACGCCATGTGGCGCTCCAAGATTGCGGTGCTCCTTGGCGACTACCTCTTGGCGCGTGGCCTACAGCTTTCGGTGGATTCCAGCTCGTTCGACTTGCTCCGCATCATGTCGGAGGCCGTTAAGGAGATGAGCGAGGGCGAGCTGCTACAAATCGAGAAGGCCCGCAAGCTCGACATCACCGAGGAGGTGTACTTCGATATTATCCGCAAGAAAACAGCTACGCTGATTGCATCCTGCGCGGCAAACGGGGCACAGTCGGTTGGGGCCGAACCCGAGGTTGTACAGCGGATGAGGCTGTATGGCGAGTATATCGGTGTTGCTTTCCAGCTGAAGGATGATCTGTTCGACTACCAGCATACCAACCTTGTCGGTAAGCCTACGGGTAACGATATCAAGGAAAAAAAGATGACGCTTCCGCTGATCTATGCGCTCCACCATTCATCCAAGGATGAGCGTAAGCGCGTGCTTAAGCTGGTTCGTGGAGCCCGATCGAAGCCCAAAAATGTAGGAGAAGTTGTCGACTTTGTTACGGCAAGTGGCGGTATTGCCTACACCGAAAAGCTTATGCACGACTATCGTGATAAGGCCATAGCCATACTTGCAGCCTATCCCGAAAGTGAGGTTAAGGCTGCACTGGTTGAGCTGGCACACTATACCACGCAGCGGAACAAGTAG
- the frr gene encoding ribosome recycling factor, which translates to MTEVKAIIAQGKEKMEKAVLHLEESLVTIRAGKANPAILNPVMVDYYGSMMPINQVASINTPDAKTIIVAPWEKKMLPVIEKAILTSGIGLTPSNNGEHIRLIIPPLTEDRRKELVKQVRNEGENARVALRNIRRDANEAIKKLIKAESLPEDVAKDGEAEVQKVTDSYNKKIDELLALKEKEIMTV; encoded by the coding sequence ATGACAGAAGTTAAAGCAATTATAGCACAAGGCAAGGAGAAGATGGAAAAGGCTGTTCTTCACCTCGAAGAATCGTTGGTAACCATCCGCGCGGGTAAAGCAAACCCAGCCATCCTTAACCCTGTAATGGTAGACTACTACGGCAGCATGATGCCCATCAACCAAGTTGCCAGCATCAACACCCCCGATGCCAAAACCATTATTGTTGCTCCTTGGGAAAAGAAGATGCTTCCCGTTATCGAAAAGGCAATTCTTACCTCAGGAATTGGGCTAACCCCAAGCAACAATGGAGAGCACATCCGCTTGATTATTCCACCGCTTACCGAGGATCGCCGTAAGGAACTCGTAAAGCAGGTGCGCAACGAAGGCGAAAATGCCCGCGTTGCCCTTCGTAACATCCGCCGCGATGCCAACGAAGCCATTAAAAAGCTGATCAAAGCCGAAAGCCTTCCCGAAGATGTGGCTAAAGACGGCGAAGCCGAAGTACAAAAGGTAACCGACAGCTATAACAAAAAAATAGACGAGCTACTCGCCCTAAAGGAAAAAGAGATAATGACCGTATAA
- a CDS encoding polyprenyl synthetase family protein — protein sequence MYSFTDLQAIVEKSLVQLQLPSEPQNLYDPISYTISLGGKRIRPVLCLMSANLFSDIVDKAVKPALALEIFHNFTLIHDDIMDKAEVRRGKPTVYRKWNTNVAILSGDAACILAYKYLVQTNAAILPEVLKVFTTTALEVCDGQQLDMEFEHLPFVTEEDYLRMIELKTSVLLAGAAKIGALIGGASMVDADRIYNFGRYLGLAFQLQDDLLDTYGDPKVFGKAIGGDILANKKTFLMINALKLAGKESLAKLHLMMKAADVLPEVKIAQVKQVFDEVGVRTIAEDKIAHYYGLALAELGKVTVREERKSVLLHFAEKLMGRNR from the coding sequence ATGTACTCATTTACCGACCTACAAGCCATTGTCGAAAAGTCGCTTGTACAGCTTCAGCTTCCAAGCGAACCCCAAAATCTTTACGATCCCATTTCGTATACGATCTCATTAGGCGGCAAGCGCATTAGACCTGTTCTATGTTTGATGTCTGCTAACCTGTTCTCCGATATTGTTGATAAAGCGGTAAAACCAGCCTTGGCCCTCGAGATCTTTCACAACTTTACCCTTATTCACGATGATATTATGGATAAGGCAGAGGTGCGAAGAGGAAAGCCTACGGTTTACCGCAAGTGGAACACCAATGTGGCTATTCTATCCGGTGATGCCGCTTGTATCCTTGCCTATAAGTACCTTGTCCAAACGAATGCCGCCATCCTTCCGGAGGTGCTCAAGGTGTTTACCACCACCGCGCTGGAGGTCTGCGATGGGCAGCAGCTCGATATGGAGTTCGAGCATCTTCCCTTCGTAACCGAGGAGGATTACCTTCGGATGATCGAGCTTAAGACCTCGGTTCTGCTGGCTGGCGCTGCAAAAATTGGGGCGCTCATCGGCGGGGCATCGATGGTTGATGCCGATCGCATCTACAACTTCGGGCGCTACCTTGGCCTGGCCTTCCAGCTGCAGGACGACCTGCTGGATACCTACGGCGATCCAAAGGTATTCGGAAAGGCCATCGGCGGTGATATTCTGGCCAACAAGAAAACCTTCCTAATGATAAACGCGCTTAAGCTTGCAGGGAAAGAGAGCCTTGCTAAGCTGCACCTGATGATGAAGGCCGCTGATGTTTTGCCCGAGGTGAAAATTGCCCAGGTGAAGCAGGTTTTCGACGAGGTTGGGGTGAGAACGATTGCCGAGGACAAAATTGCCCACTACTACGGGCTGGCCCTTGCTGAGCTGGGCAAGGTTACCGTTCGCGAGGAGCGCAAGAGCGTTCTCCTTCATTTTGCCGAAAAGCTGATGGGCCGAAACCGTTAG
- the recO gene encoding DNA repair protein RecO: MEHKVKGIILHGIRFKETSLICHIYTSTFGRKTYIFNGVYKAKSKGKAAMLQPLFLLDLDVHQNDKAEIQRVKDFRLSTPYQSIPFDPVKSSLAFFISELLYKLLREEHPNPQLFEFLSNALIALDVLDEGVYNFHLYLMVQLTKYLGLHPTLLDEGTPAFFDLKSGHFTPIEPKHPLYMNRHLSRCFEQLYSIPLASLASVHMSRSERQEFIKKMLEFYSIHFGGSIELKSLSVVHELFD, translated from the coding sequence ATGGAGCACAAGGTAAAAGGAATCATACTGCACGGCATTCGCTTTAAGGAGACCAGCCTCATCTGCCACATCTACACCAGCACGTTTGGCCGTAAGACCTACATCTTTAACGGCGTATACAAGGCTAAGAGCAAGGGGAAGGCAGCCATGCTGCAGCCCCTTTTCCTGCTCGACCTCGACGTCCACCAAAACGATAAGGCCGAGATTCAGCGGGTAAAGGATTTCCGCCTCAGCACGCCCTACCAGAGCATCCCCTTCGACCCGGTTAAAAGTTCGCTGGCCTTCTTCATCAGCGAGCTGCTCTACAAGCTGCTTAGGGAGGAGCATCCAAATCCACAGCTATTCGAGTTCCTATCCAACGCCCTCATCGCTCTCGATGTGCTCGACGAGGGGGTATACAACTTTCACCTCTACCTGATGGTGCAGCTCACCAAGTACCTCGGCCTTCACCCCACCCTGCTCGACGAGGGTACACCCGCCTTCTTCGACCTAAAGTCGGGCCACTTTACCCCTATCGAGCCCAAGCACCCCTTGTATATGAACCGCCACCTTTCGCGCTGCTTCGAGCAGCTCTACTCCATTCCGCTTGCCAGCCTAGCCTCCGTACACATGAGCCGCTCCGAGCGCCAGGAATTCATCAAAAAAATGCTGGAGTTCTACTCCATTCACTTTGGAGGGAGCATCGAGCTAAAGTCGCTCAGCGTGGTGCACGAGCTCTTCGACTAG